The window AACACCTACTGAGAAATACATGTCCAGGTTTTCGATGTCATCTTCTTCCAGGATGTACTGTAGAGTCCTTGAAACacagtaaaagtaataatatttaAGCTGCTATACAATATTTACAGTTCAGAACCTAAAACCACAGAGTTATACGATTTGAATTTACAGTTATTTCCTCTTACTTTCCATTACATGGGCTGAATTCTATCATATCCTCAAGTGAAGTCTTTACACCGAGCAGCTTCTTGAACAGAGCCAGTGGGAACGGTAAATATATGATGCACTGGTTGAACAAGGCCAATCCACACAGAACTCCAAACAGGAAGTATCTCTCCTCGTCCTGTGTTGCCTGTTATTGATGATGATAGAGACAATTAAAATCAGGAATCTATGCATTGCTTGGATATATGATTGATGATTCATACATTTCTGTGAGGTAGGACCTTAAACTTGAGTTGAAGTGGATATTATTTGATTAATGCATATCACCATCAAAGGGGATCCTGTATGAGGAGCTGAAGTCTTACTTTTGAGGGGAACCATGCCAGCGTTTTGGAGTCGTTGAACATGAACATCCCAGATTCAGCAGACACCATCTCATGAAACACGTCatgaaaaaagtcttttttgttgacattatcaATCGCGTAGTTTTCATCAAAATAGACCTAAAAGACAAAAGAGCACAAACTAAGTTTCCTGCTGAAACAGTACTTTATATAAGAGTAAACTAAACAGTGATGCAACCTTCTTAGTGTGCCATACTATGGCTATCAggtaaaaactacagtaaatgTTTACCCTAAGTGGCCTCTTGTAGTCACTGTGATCAACAGCAGCCAGTTCTTTAAATGTGTCTTCCAAAACTGTTGCTCGCTTCAGGTTCAGTTCAAAGACCACCTCTTTAGGCAATGGGAGACACCATTCATGTTCCAGGAACAAATCAGGGTTGATGCGCTGCATTTCTTCAAACTAGAAGAAAGTTCaagatttcatatttcatagcttcttttactatttttaacTGACAGCTAACTTCAGTTTGTTTCTCACACAGATAACATGTATTCTATCATACTGCAATGCACTAAAACAAGATTTCTGAGTTTTATCAACCCTGACAGTGTTGTGTATAAAGGCTAGTTCTCATAAGGCACAGTTCAAGGCTTCAGTTACCATGGTATAGTGGGCATTCCTGTCAAAAACCTTTTTCTTGGATTGCAGATCCATCACAATTGGAAAGCTACAAAGGATAAGTGGCTCAGCAGGCACATtctaaaaggaaaaaagcaTACAGGTCCTTTAAGTTCAACATTATATAACAATCACTGCACTGAAGatcagatttgtgttttttacattaatgGACAGTGtctgaaaagtgacagaaacaaagagagacagaaagagggaataAGTTGACAGCCATCATGAAGTGATTCAAACCTATAGTGTACAGGCACATAGCTTTAGCTAGCAAACTAATTAActatcagttttatttattcatttgtttatttacctTGTGTTGCGACCATAAACGCCAAAGCCACAGATCCTGGTCAAGAAAGCCGTCTTCAATCAACAAACAGAAATTGCTCTCTGGCATCCTTTGAGGTTCTGTAATCCTGCTGTTGGCCTTTAAAACGTGTTTTATTAATTAGGTGAAAagtttgtacaaaataaaaagctCTTATAACATTGTAACATTGAGTAGGATTTGGTTTGGGTTTAAGCTGTGTGACATTCACAGAAAATACAGGTAACAACTGGTACTAACTTTGTACATATACTGGAGGACCAGTAGCAGGTTTTTGACTCCAGAGTTGCGTGGAACAGGATCAAAGGACAGGATCACTGAAAGGGTCTGCTTCCACACCTTCACATATTTCATCATGGTGGAGGGCGACAGTGAGGACCACCAGTCCCCTAAGGAAGACACCGACATTAATTTCAGTGAACATTTCACAACTGACATACctcaaaactattaaatgttgtaatccttaagatttcagtcctggttgatttAACAGCACCTGATATACAAGAGCAGAGTAACTGGTGTATCTGTTTATAGTGCAACCAAAAAAACTCACCTAATTTAAAAAACTTGGTCAGTAATAATTGTAACTGCTATCTGGTGTGCACAGCACTAGTAGCCTCCCTGTGTTTCACCAGTTGAATGCATTTAATGTGAAGCATTGGTAGTAGAATGTTATGTTTACATTAGCGGTAACTTAATACAGCTCTGATGCAGCATTAGGACAGTGAACAGTAGACAGCGAGGCTGATATCAATGAGATAAAATTACACTGGATTACATGCTGCATAGTTTACTGTGAATCCCTTGCTGTGCTATGAATCAAGTACGGAAATGATTGACTGCACAACTACCGATAAAGACTACTATATAGACACGTAAACCCTGAATGCAATTACACTGAATGACTATTGCAAAAATGGGATgtgatttcatgaaaatctgAAGGATTGCAACTTGAATGTTCTGCATcttattaaaatttaaaaaactaaaataaagatTATGGTGATGTTACATGTGTAGTGGTGAGAGTACCTATGACCTGGAGGCTGTCAGCAGACAGTCTTACTACGGCAGCAGCAACCGCCTCAGCGAGCTTTGTGCTCTGTTGCCGTTTGTGTTTCTGGATCATATGCAGAAGCTCAAAGAGAAGCAGATAGATCCTCAGCCCCTCCACTCCCACTGGTTTCTTGTCAAGAGAGGGAAGCAAGTGCATGACAGCAGCTTGAACCTGTTGATTTGAAAGGGTCACAACAGCACATTATTTCAGTCTTTGGTCTTTTttcaaaaagaccaaaacaagtCAACTCACTCATTATAAACAGGGGAGGATGGCAATAATTATATGTAGTTATACAAAGTAAACAATGCCATTTTTAACAGTAACACTTGGCGTATATAattttgaaaaagacaaaacatttcatacacaCAACATAGACATAAGTTACATACCTCTGCCAAAACAATGTCCTTCTTCACCAGTTTCTTGAAATTGCGGCGCGCAACTGACAAGTTCATGCCGAAGTATGTTGGAGAGGTTTGGAAATGTTTATCTCtgctaaaaacacaaagagacaagactaagagtctacatccacgctagcagctctgtCAGGTTGTACTTAAAATGCTAAACGTTAGCATGTAAACATGtccacaatgacaatgctaacatgctgatgtttagtagGTATGCTTACTATGATCACCTTCTTAGTTAAGTGTGTCATTATGCTAACATGTACTAATTAGCATACCAGCAATGCTGCTAGTGTGGCCAAAAATCAAATGTTATTATTCACCAGATAAAAAGACAATTATCATGCACAGAGGTACTGCGTTTACCTTTGCTCAAGGAAGCTTTGATTCACACAGGATGCAGAAGAAAACGTCTTTTGGATTTCCCTGTGAAGATTTAATATTGTAAGTCCATCGCATTGACAACATAGTCCTGATAGAAATGATGCCAAATTAACAATTTCAgtcaaaacagttttaaaacatCAGGCTACTGCATTATACTTACTGCTTTATCTTTTTCCATGACTTTGAATTGTGTTCGGAGGTCCATTTGTCAATCATGGCATCAAGACAGTGCTGTGTTACGTTGTTCATACTGTCACTGTCTGACTCGTCATGAACTTCCGGCTAAAGAAATAAGTTGAGTTATTTAAAAAGTAACTTTACATGTATAAATCATCAGTGTAATCTTATTGTTGCACTTCCCACCATCTCTGGTCTGGTCTGTTATGTATGTATTATTGCTGGTACCTCATTAGAAGAGCATGTTGCAAACGAACAGTTTCCTCCTGCGTAGATGTTCAGAATTTGGGGAACATTAGTGGCATCTGGAATAATGATAgagtaaaaatgtaattttgttcaATGCAATAAGTTAATGGCATATTCATGATTCAATTACCCTAATTTACCATGTGGCAGTTGAACAGGCAGCGGCACAGATGGATGACTCTCCTCTCCATGTCCCAGCTGCCCTTGCTCTCCACAACCAAAGGAGTAGACTCTCTTGGAGTCTGTCATCACTAATGTGTGATGTCTAAATAGATATGTTAAGAAATagcatttttaatataatgtgGGGCATACAGAGATACTTTGATCCACTACTTTTTAAACAGTACAGAACTTGAAGATACTGAACAGGCTCAGAGTTATTGCATTATGAAAGGTGATGTACTGTACCGTCCACATGCAATCTTGATGACCTTTGCCCCCCAGAGCTCTGCAGCAAGCCGAGGACGTAGCTCATCATTGAATGAGTTGTGCCCAAGCTGTCCATACTGACCGGAGCCAAATGTAAACACTACACCATCCTGAGGAATCAACCAAACAGAGGGCCTTAAGTTCACTGAACCATCCAGAATATGTCTCATCATTCCAGTTATACAAGGGTGTAATTTGGTgcataaattaaaattattttcttaataatGTTCACTGTTTAGGAGATAGAAAGCACTCATTTTCCAGCAATAAAAAATGTAGTACTGTAGGTTACAACACGAGAGTGTTGGAAAGCTTTCTTTGACTAACCTTTGTCAAAACAGCAGTGTGATCCTTTCCACAGGAAATGTGAGTAGTTTTTTTCATGTCCAGAGAATGAACAGGGgttggtgtgtgtctgtctataGAAAGGAAATTAAAAGGTTTTGTGAATGTTATGTTagcaaaatataatatattcaaAACACAGTTGAGATATCATGACTGCATTGCTTTTGCTGATAAAACAAATGTAGACTAAATTAATTCTTAatctaataaaacatttttttagcaACATTACCTGTTGTGTCTCCCAGTCCGAGCTGTCCACAGTTGTTTCTGCCCCAGCTGAACACACctccagagacagagagggcgAAGCTCTGCTCCCCCCCTGCAGCGATCTGGACCAGGGGGATCGCTGACAGAGATCGGAGGTGTTGGGGTGAATTGGCGCCGAGCTTCCTCTTTCCCAGACCCAGCTGGCCGCTGGAGTCCTGGCCCCATGTAAACACCTGACCATCTGTGGGGACATCACCAAGACTGTAAGCGGCTTTCTCCAACTCTTTCCtgacatgtttgtcttttgcaAACTACTGTCATCATTTTTTTAGTGctatattaacatattttattagCATCACTATTATCGTGGACTTTGCCTTCGTCTCAGTCAATACTGAACTCTGAGTCAACTTTGTGTCAACACTGGCTGAGGTGTTGTTTTTTCCCATCTGCTCAACTTTGTATACTTCCTTCCtaacaattaataaaattgTTTACAATATGTAGCTGTGGGATACAAACTTATATATATCAACTGAATACTAGGCAACActacaagaaaaatacagaattaatattttctgatataAGCACAGCTTCCTTGATctgattttagttttttttgacTATGACTGTCATGTTTAGGGCTATTTCAGCGTTTTCAATGTTTTGTCTGGACTCCAGGAATAGTAGCTGCTATGGGAGTAATATGGAGGTAGCTTGTACATTCGCAGCGGTAAACTTTACTGTACCTTCGGACAGGGCGACTGAATGCTGGCTCCCACAAGCAACCTGAGATACTGGTATGTTACACAACGCTTGCAGCGGcctgagagaaaacaggaagtaGCTCTGCTCAAATACATTGCTCTGTAATTATCAGAACTAGGGCTAGCATGCTTTCAAGTGCAGattttacaaaaatgttaacaatccaaaaataaatgcaatgttATAATACAAACCCATTTTACACATGTTGCTGCTAGTTTGAGTCTGACAGACCAATGTTGTTGTTTCTTACCTGGGTGTAAAAGGAGGGTGAGCAGAGTCCACACACAGAACTCTGCCTGTCTCAGTCAGCAGTGTGACTGTATCATCACCACAACTCACAGCCTGAATCTTCTCTTCGCATTTCACAAACTctggaaaaacaaagcagaTGTTAGTGGATGCCATCTGTTAAGTCTAGTGCCAGAAACTCAGAAGTTTTCTTTCCAATTTAACTTTTGATCATGTCAACAAGATAGTTCAGTCCTGTTTTTATCAACttcaaatgctttaaaaaatcaGATCATTTCCATCATTCTCTGACTTGAAAGttattcatgcattcattttcTCCAAAACTGATTATTGTAATTCACTCTTTACCTGCCTGAACAGTAAAGTACACTCCCACCTTCAAGTTATAcagaatgctgcagccagaTGGATCAAACAATCACAGAGATCACATAACCCCTATTTTAGCCTCTTTGCATTGGCTTTCACTTCATTTCAGGATTGATTTTAAGGttttactcattacttttaAAGCACTACATGGTTTAGTTCCAGCATACATTTGTGAGCTTTTGTGCTCAGATCTCACAACAAAACTCTGCTTACAGTAACAGTGCTTTTGCAGTCAAGGCCCCAAAACTCTGAAACAGTTTTCCTGTTAAAATCCGTCTTGTGACCTCGCTGACGTCCTTTCTTTTCTGTATCAACTTTatcagtttttttcatttttattattgttattgctttttgttgtttgacagtttttgttgtttgtgttccttctgttttttttttattgttgttgttgttgttgttgttgttgttgttgttgtcgtcgtAGTTGATATTATCAATGCTGCAAGGAGAAAATGTCCTTACCAGAGCTTTGTGAAGTTACTGTGttacaaaaagaagagaaagatactcactctgttttcctctcactCTTCTTCCATCGTTGCTCTCGTTGGTGCGAATGATGAACGCGGTTCCATTTCTCTTGACAAAAGCGAGAACACTGTGACCTGCTGACAGATCCGTGATGTGGAAACTGAGTTTTAGGAAGTGAACTCCATCACCTGCTGCACCAGAGCCGTCTTTCAACCGAAAGCCCCCCTGACTGTCCTCTCCCCACGAAAACATGCTGCTGAAGTGACTGAACAGGACTCACAGCTGACTTGTATGACTCTACCAGTCAGCTGAGGAGGAGAAACGAAACTTAGACCTGACTGTGTAAATATGTGGTGACAGCCACGGAAAACAAAACTCAAACAAACGGGCTGAAACGAAACAATAACATTGAGTCACGTGATGTGTTAACTTTAAAGTGAGataaatgaaagtgaaactgTATTTGTTCACGAATACCgcaatattttgattttgagtttttaaggatttaaaatGAGCATTTCTGTGTCAGACTGTGACTGTGGAAGACTCTTTAACACTATACTAAGCGTTAAATCGTTGTTACTTGAATGTGTCTGTCGGTCAGttttgttgtggaaaaaaagtCTTGGTTTGGTTTCGTTTCCGGGGCTGAGCACTGAGGAGCATGTTTCTCCAGATGATACCAGCCAGTGGAAaaagggtttgtttgtttgtttgtttgtttgactcCATTTTGTTAGGTGTGAAATCAAAATGAACTCAATCCAGTAAACTATTCATTCTAACCCACGTGGCCAACTTGTTTAAACTCGTTTAAAGAGCAactatattttttgtttgtttgtttgtttgtttttacaactGCATGGGACCACAATCATTTGATAGTGTGATAAGACTGTACAACTGACCAAAAACAGGATTTATTCgtaaaggatttttttaaaaataaagcagcTCATACTGTTAAGTGGGGAAAAGCTGTATAGCTGACAAATATACATCAAATCAATTGTACAACATACATTtaactctaaaaaaaaacatgaaatattatatCATGTGTTTATAGAAGGCATTTTGCCGTGAGTTTAATATTATGACACCTGTTAACAGCTGTCCTTTCTGAAACAGTAACAGCCCTGAGCCTTATAGTACAGTAAGCACATTTGCTGTCTAATTTCAGAGATGTTCCCCATTTAATCCACTGTAGCTCATCCTGAAGAAGCAGCTCAAGCTGTCAGAACACCAGCACCCATCATTTAACAATATAACACATTTATTATGTTAAATGCTACAACTACATTACCAAGGAGATTGAGAAAGTGGATGTAACCACATTTTACTAAATACTTACACTGATTATATTCAGACACATAGAGAGCAAAAAGGCAGCAAAGCAAAAATTAGCTTTGGATCTGTTGGTGTTGCAACATTACAAAAAAGGTCAGAACCcaacaaagaaaataatgaagtgGTGTTGATCCAGCAGTCAGACCTCTCAAATCGTCTATGAGTGTCACAGAttgtggagcaggtggacccaaacacagggacacaggagGCACAAGGAActgaagaatatatttattgacTAAATCAGGAACAGGACACAGAGGTGCAGGCaggaaactaaaacaaacaaaaccaccaaGACGCAActgaaaaccagaccttaaatacaaacGAAACTAATCAGACAACGAGGAACAGGTGACAAGACACaggggcaggctgggagctgataggctgggaagacactgggagcaggTCAGGGCTTATGAGACTGATATGAGGCAGGTGTGACGGTGACAGCAGACTGGGGAAGAACACTGAGACaagggcagggctaatgaggatgaatgcagggcaggtgtaaGGAGGAGTACTTGAATACAGGAGGAAAACACAGTCCAACCAATAAATGAAACCTAAATGACATAAAGCCAGAAGTCTTAAAGTCCCTTAAAAAGTCCAACTCAAAGCAAGCCCTCTCCCTCACAGTCTAATCTTCACAATACAGAAAAGTCAGAGGGTATCTGGTGGACAATGGCAACTGAAGAATATAGAACCATACTGACAGAAAACTTACCAGGCTCAATAACCATAAAGAAGAAATGGACTGAACAGACACAGAGTGAACACAAGaacccaaaagaacaaaaacacaaagagtccaaacaCCACAGAAAGTCCTGGCAGGATGTGACGATGAGAGGTTGAGCTCGAACTTGACTGTTGTaaagatgatgtcacagataAACCACCAGGTGGAGGTAGAGACTAGTAGTACTACAGTGTACTGACCAGACTCCCAGTGTGAAT is drawn from Thunnus thynnus chromosome 5, fThuThy2.1, whole genome shotgun sequence and contains these coding sequences:
- the LOC137182569 gene encoding probable E3 ubiquitin-protein ligase HERC3 isoform X2, whose translation is MFSWGEDSQGGFRLKDGSGAAGDGVHFLKLSFHITDLSAGHSVLAFVKRNGTAFIIRTNESNDGRRVRGKQKFVKCEEKIQAVSCGDDTVTLLTETGRVLCVDSAHPPFTPRPLQALCNIPVSQVACGSQHSVALSEDGQVFTWGQDSSGQLGLGKRKLGANSPQHLRSLSAIPLVQIAAGGEQSFALSVSGGVFSWGRNNCGQLGLGDTTDRHTPTPVHSLDMKKTTHISCGKDHTAVLTKDGVVFTFGSGQYGQLGHNSFNDELRPRLAAELWGAKVIKIACGRHHTLVMTDSKRVYSFGCGEQGQLGHGEESHPSVPLPVQLPHDATNVPQILNIYAGGNCSFATCSSNEPEVHDESDSDSMNNVTQHCLDAMIDKWTSEHNSKSWKKIKQEIQKTFSSASCVNQSFLEQRDKHFQTSPTYFGMNLSVARRNFKKLVKKDIVLAEVQAAVMHLLPSLDKKPVGVEGLRIYLLLFELLHMIQKHKRQQSTKLAEAVAAAVVRLSADSLQVIGDWWSSLSPSTMMKYVKVWKQTLSVILSFDPVPRNSGVKNLLLVLQYMYKANSRITEPQRMPESNFCLLIEDGFLDQDLWLWRLWSQHKNVPAEPLILCSFPIVMDLQSKKKVFDRNAHYTMFEEMQRINPDLFLEHEWCLPLPKEVVFELNLKRATVLEDTFKELAAVDHSDYKRPLRVYFDENYAIDNVNKKDFFHDVFHEMVSAESGMFMFNDSKTLAWFPSKATQDEERYFLFGVLCGLALFNQCIIYLPFPLALFKKLLGVKTSLEDMIEFSPCNGKTLQYILEEDDIENLDMYFSINWDETEVDLDPDNPEKPVTSQNKKEFVDAYVNHAFNTSVTRVFQEFKRGFFQVCDRDLVKLFRPKELQEVLVGKDFTDWEKLKQNTSYEGVYNDGHPTIQMFWEVFDELTEDQKKAFLWFVTGFERVPILGMDTFKMTVQDKQVEDLSYDLYYPETHTCVSILELPIYSSKEIMRDRLTEALSNKRLHPDYALYLC
- the LOC137182569 gene encoding probable E3 ubiquitin-protein ligase HERC4 isoform X1 produces the protein MFSWGEDSQGGFRLKDGSGAAGDGVHFLKLSFHITDLSAGHSVLAFVKRNGTAFIIRTNESNDGRRVRGKQKFVKCEEKIQAVSCGDDTVTLLTETGRVLCVDSAHPPFTPRPLQALCNIPVSQVACGSQHSVALSEDGQVFTWGQDSSGQLGLGKRKLGANSPQHLRSLSAIPLVQIAAGGEQSFALSVSGGVFSWGRNNCGQLGLGDTTDRHTPTPVHSLDMKKTTHISCGKDHTAVLTKDGVVFTFGSGQYGQLGHNSFNDELRPRLAAELWGAKVIKIACGRHHTLVMTDSKRVYSFGCGEQGQLGHGEESHPSVPLPVQLPHDATNVPQILNIYAGGNCSFATCSSNEPEVHDESDSDSMNNVTQHCLDAMIDKWTSEHNSKSWKKIKQEIQKTFSSASCVNQSFLEQSRDKHFQTSPTYFGMNLSVARRNFKKLVKKDIVLAEVQAAVMHLLPSLDKKPVGVEGLRIYLLLFELLHMIQKHKRQQSTKLAEAVAAAVVRLSADSLQVIGDWWSSLSPSTMMKYVKVWKQTLSVILSFDPVPRNSGVKNLLLVLQYMYKANSRITEPQRMPESNFCLLIEDGFLDQDLWLWRLWSQHKNVPAEPLILCSFPIVMDLQSKKKVFDRNAHYTMFEEMQRINPDLFLEHEWCLPLPKEVVFELNLKRATVLEDTFKELAAVDHSDYKRPLRVYFDENYAIDNVNKKDFFHDVFHEMVSAESGMFMFNDSKTLAWFPSKATQDEERYFLFGVLCGLALFNQCIIYLPFPLALFKKLLGVKTSLEDMIEFSPCNGKTLQYILEEDDIENLDMYFSINWDETEVDLDPDNPEKPVTSQNKKEFVDAYVNHAFNTSVTRVFQEFKRGFFQVCDRDLVKLFRPKELQEVLVGKDFTDWEKLKQNTSYEGVYNDGHPTIQMFWEVFDELTEDQKKAFLWFVTGFERVPILGMDTFKMTVQDKQVEDLSYDLYYPETHTCVSILELPIYSSKEIMRDRLTEALSNKRLHPDYALYLC